The Quercus lobata isolate SW786 chromosome 9, ValleyOak3.0 Primary Assembly, whole genome shotgun sequence region AAATTACATTGACATTGTATGTATAAATAATGGAATTTATAGGGAATGAAGTAAAACTCTGAGGTGACCCTACTAACCCTATTACGGTATTACACTATTACCCATATATTATCTGATCTTCATTTTCCTGTACAAAtagacaaaatatatatatatatatatatatatataaaataaaataaaaaaccaacaaTTCATCTGTATTTGTTTGCAAAAACCCATATTGATATTATCCATTATTGATCAGCTTGAAACCTCATCCAAAAGCTTGTACCTTCTAACCTTATTCCTGAATACTTGCCTTGTGACTCCAATTCTGTTTGCTATTTCCTCTGACTTTGTCCTCCTTAGCTTCTCTTCCATTCGAGCTCTGGTTATAAGCCTCCTTCGTGTTGTTGGTGATGGGGTTGGCGATGGTGAATTTTCAGCAGGCGATCGCTGTTTCTTGATTGGGTCATTGAGTTTCAATTGCAAAGTGCCTCTTTGGCCCTTTAGGTTTGCAAGgttgtcacttttttttgtgTTCCCATTCCCTTCGGTTTGGCTCTTGTTTGATGAGGAAGAATTGGAAGAGTTTTGTGACTTTTCTTTGGTGTCATCCTTTTGACTTAGACACCAATTGCAAATCTTGTAGGACTCAGCCTTTGGGTAGAGATTGCTACAATACCTGTAGTAAAGATTTGAATTGTGAGATAACAATCAGATAGCTAAGATCACAGAtacacaaaaaatatttaagatccacaaagagaaaaccaaaattgaatcATAAAACTGTGTTCTTGGTATATATACATACCTATGCTGTGATCTGAAATGGCAGACTTTGCATTGGAAAAGCTCGTGGGATAAACCATAGTCTCCACACATGCAACACTCAAGGCCAGGTTGTGAAGGCACAACAACAATACTAGTCTCTTTGTTTGTTGTCATAGTGTTTCATTCattcagagagagaaagagagagagagagagagagagagtgatgatGGTTTGGGTAGCTAGGAAGACGGGAAAGCCACAAAACAGAGCCACAAAATTGGGTTTTTAGGGTGTTTTGGTTGAGTCACATATACTATTGATTAGTGCTACTTAATAAGGATGTTTGGGTGTCGCCGTGTGTACGAAGCAATAGAGTAATTTCCAATTGTTGCCAGGAAGAAAGAAGTTATAATTGAGCTGGGGCCAGATAACAACATTCTTTCAAGGTCAagtctttataaataaaataaaaaaatttaaaaaaatctcaaaaaaaaattctttagaaaattAGCTTGTcctataaaaagttaaaaagaaattgattaTCTCATAATGGTAGATGAAAGGTTTACTTGGAAAAACATTAATGGGGACAATATATTGgttagaggaaagagttgtaatttttttttttttttttgctaggtgaTTGCGGGGGCTAGAACCACCCGAGCATCAGGTCATACGGGTACCTGGGTGTCAATAGGCTACTGAGGCCAATGGCAAGTGAGTTAtaattgacatatatatatatatatatatattgaatgaatgtattataatataatagatCATGATAAATTCAAGAcaatattggattttttttttttttaaatttgtttgtgtgtgtaggCTCTAGAGGGATTTCAAACTCAACATTTTATTTAGGACAAAACTTATTTACAGTAGTTTAAGTATTGTTCTATAGGTTTAcctcttaagattcagtcatatgactacttaactaaaaaatacactttcatttcatgagaaaaaatccacatagcATAATCTTAAGAGAGAAACCTAAagaacagcacctaagtactTTACCTAAGtcttacaattttatttaatgataagatagttgagctaattagaacCTAAGAAATTGATGAAATGTAGATGAAAATTTTTACTCAGTATCAATACTAAGGACACAATCATTCTCACACCTAAattcataacttttttatttatgtgaTTATGAGTAGTCAACGAAAAGTGATAGGTCACACAAATCAATATTCTATAAGAAATGTTCGCCCCTTACAGTCCCACAATTCAACAAGTTGTGAAATTAAGTGTACCATTTGGTGTATCTCTAAATATAatcttttacttaaaaaaacaaaaatgggaCAAGATATTGGCTATAggaaatttcaataaatatatatatagacaatattggacttttttttttctataagtGGGATTCAAACTCAAGAATTttatccaataataataataataaatttttttttttaaggttaagCTAATTGGAAACCAAAAATTGATACTTCATTACTTGGTGGTGAAAAGAGCTAGTTTGTCATGGAACCATCATATTTTCAaggtaaaaatatttatttatcacactataaaaaaatcatttcacgtttaatgtatttttattatattttaatgaagttttaGGTTACACAATCAAACTAGTTTTTATCCCTTTCTAAATTGTGTCCTCTCAACTTATTACCTTGATCGCTTGTCTAGGAGAGAGGTAtcgtatatatataattaa contains the following coding sequences:
- the LOC115959446 gene encoding uncharacterized protein LOC115959446, with translation MTTNKETSIVVVPSQPGLECCMCGDYGLSHELFQCKVCHFRSQHRYCSNLYPKAESYKICNWCLSQKDDTKEKSQNSSNSSSSNKSQTEGNGNTKKSDNLANLKGQRGTLQLKLNDPIKKQRSPAENSPSPTPSPTTRRRLITRARMEEKLRRTKSEEIANRIGVTRQVFRNKVRRYKLLDEVSS